Genomic segment of Gasterosteus aculeatus chromosome 4, fGasAcu3.hap1.1, whole genome shotgun sequence:
CGCCAAGCCGGCCACGAGGGCCGCCAGTTGAAAGAAACCGTAGGCCTTGAGCACGGCGGGCAGGTTGGCCACCACCCCGAGGCAGCCCAGGAAGCCCCAAGCGGTGACGGCGGCGCCCGTGGCCAGAAGGATGAGAGGCGCGTTGGGATAGCGGTTGGCGGACAGCAGCATGTAGTCCGCCAGGGATATCTGCGCCCACACGCCCAGGGTGAGGATGGCCAGGCCCGCCGCCCAGAACAGGCAGCTGAAGGCCAGGAGGCCCAGGCGCAGGAGGTGCATGACTCCCACCGGCCGGCAGCAGGGCCCGGCGGCGCCCGCgcggggcagaggggggggcgcggggggcgCCAGCGAGGCCTCCGAGCACACGGACGACGAgagtcgctgctgctgctcgtggagctgctcctccagctgcaccTGGTAGGGGGACAGCAGGTAGCCGGGGATGGCGGAGGACCGGCGAGGAAGAGGGGGCGCCGAGAGCGGGTCGAGACCCCGCGGGGAGGAGAGCCGCCGCACGGCCAGCTGCGGGTGCTCCCAGTCCAGAGCTCGTCTGCTGGGACTCGGCCGAGCTGACAGCGAGTTGTACGGCAGTGCGGAGCTCATGGTCTCGCCGCCGGTTTTattcactcctctctctctctttcttattGGACACACTCCTTCTTCCTCTATTAGGGCCTCGCTATCGCTGCCCCGCAACAcacaatcacccccccccctgcctcgaCTTCTTTACGGCTGCTCATTAATCCGCCATCGCCACCGCCAACGCAGACTGGACTGTAAATCTCACGGTTGGTCGTGTCGCCGTTATCTGCATCCACAGCTTCGGCGTCATCCTCCCCcggtttaaatgtttatttcaggCGCTCGGTCCACCTGCGTGGTCACCGGCTCTTCTCATCCAGGCATCTGGGCTGCTCGCTGCGGCACCACGGCACCTTGGCACGTGGTCGAAGCGAGAGCCGACTGCAGCGGGAAGGACCTGAATCCCACCCATGAACACCCTCTCGCGGTGTGGAGGAGACAtcccctttaaaaatgtttgatttcCGTTTGGGGGAACGAGTGAAGTGAggaaaactctgcgtctgagtttGTGTGACGTCTTTGTAGGATGCAAAAACCTTTTGCAGGATTTACTTCTATGATTTTgtgatacatttaaatataagcAAGTGACTCAACAGTGTCAGTGAGGGAAATTATGAAAGACGCCGTTTTAGTTTTAGGTGACgcaataattattttttaacttacAGTTAAGTTACAGTGACATAACTTTTGCCGTCTAAAATCGTGACTGCACACTAAATACTCCAGAGATTTGCTTTTACACAAATTGGGGCAATCTTTGTTCTTCTGTGACTTAATAGCAATTCCACAGTGCAGAAAACCAAACCAGGGAAGAATGAATCACAGGTGGATTTTGGCCAAATCTCCCTTCAATAAATCAacttttcttcactgtgatACCAGTTAAATAAAATAGAGCAAAAGTAGAACCATGACCCATGTTGCTGATATATGGCAAAACGTGTTATTTCTGTTGCTAACAatttaaaataactaaaaaaaacataaagcaaTGCTTAGCAATGCTATAAATAGATTTCCTAACCACTGCCCGCCATTCCTGCTCGGCTTTCAGCCCTACCCTCTAAATTACGTTTAGGCCGCAGGAAGAAGCTCAACAATAAGGCGGCACTGGCCACAAATAGCTCATTTATGGATTTCTCACGTGTTTGCCAGGTTACAAATACGGATTAAAGGAGCTTTATCTCCCCAACGGCGAGCAGGATGAAGGATTTTAGTTCTGTTGAGGAAACGGGAGCCGTGTTTATGACGTTTATAATTAAGATTTGCACCATAACCATCAGGTCACCGGGTTTTATGTGCAATCTGGAGAGAAATGAAGGAAATACGACACATGCAGGAGGAGATTTCAGAGGCTGTGTGGGGAAGCCCGGGTCGCGTTGCCCTTTCCAAACCGCCACAATAAAAGCAATGCCTTAAAGTAGATTCTCCCCCATCTGGCTTGTGGTGACCATTAAAACCAACGCTAAGATCATGATTAGGAAACAACTGTCATGCAATCAGCTCTGAGAGGCTGTGCTTCTTTCTGCAGGTATTTACAGATGTACATTTAAGTAGTCTAGAAATTAAAATCTTTGGCTGGTGATGATTCCAGAGGGTGagctttgttaaattcatccATCCAATAGTTGTTGAGACTTTTGCCTCGAAAGCAAAACTCACTCATGGTGGCACTAAAATCTAATTTTGAGAATTCaaattttttgttgtatttccttGCTAATGGTCCAGCAAAGAACTGTTTAGTTTAACTAAAGTACACTGAAAAACAAGTTATACCATGTTATAATATGTATTATCTtcataatatgtattttttcctCATGTCATCTTTGTTAGTTTGGATTAACGCGACACTGAATGAACGCACAACGTCATGTCACTTTATAGATAAAGAAACAGACAGTTTACAGGGTGACAACAGTTATTTGCTGCGGACACACAGTGGTCTGCCCCCCCATCGCTCCTCTACGGGTTCGATTCCTCCGCCTCCATCGACTCTGctgcctccgcctcctcctgccgGTGTTTCTCCGCGTGTTTCTTAAGCTTGGCCTCGGACGCGAACGTTTTGCCGCACCGCTCGCAGCGAGGCCTCAGGCCCGAGTGGCTCCGCCGGTGTCGCGCCAGCTCCGACGAGCTCTTGAACTTGAGCTCGCAGGCGCCGCACGGGTACGGCCGCTCGCCCGTGTGAATGCGCCGGTGCAGCTGAGCCTCGCCCAGGGTGAGGAACGACTTCTCGCAGTGGCCGCAGGGGAACGGGCGCTCCCCCGTGTGGATGAGGTTGTGTCTGGTCAGCGCGTACGGCTTGGTGAAGCCCTTCCCGCAGTAGGCGCAGGGGTACGGCCGGGCGCCGCTGTGCGAGGCGATGTGCTCCTGCTGGGTCTTCTTGCTCTTGAAGCGCTTGTCGCACAGGGCGCAGGGGTACGGCCGCTCGTCCACGTGGGACCTGTGGTGTTTCGAGAGCTCCCCCTGCGACAGAAAGCCCTTCCCGCACTGGGAGCAGAGGAAGGGCTTCTCCCCGGTGTGCATCCTCTCGTGTCGGGCCAGCACGGACACCAGGGTGAACCTCTTGGGGCAGTGCGAGCACTGGAAGGGCCGCTCGCCGCTGTGAACCCGCAGGTGCTTGGCGAACATGAAGCGCAGCGAGAAGCACTTGCCGCACTGGCCGCACTGGTACGGCCGCTCCCCGGTGTGGGTGGACAGGTGCCGCTTCACGTCCGACCGCCGCGTGTACGTCTTCTCGCAGTGCGGACACTTGAACTGGCTCTTCACCTGGTGCGCCTGCCGGTGCTGCGAGCGCGCCAGCAGGGAGTCGAAGCCCTCGCCGCACTGCCGGCAGATGTACCGCTTGGCCGAGACGTGGCACTTGCGGTGCTCGAGCAGCTCGGAGGAAGTCGGGAAGCTGCGGCTGCAGATGGAGCAGATCTGGGGGAGCTGGCTCTCCCGCGAGTGGGACTTCTTGTGGTGCACGGTGAGCGTGCGCAGGTTGGCGAAGGAGCTCCCGCACAGCtggcaggagaaggagacggcGGCGCCGTGGTGTTTGCCCTCGTGCTTGGCCAGATCCCACGAGTGCTGGAAGGTGCGATCGCACTGCGAGCAGCGGAACGGCCGCTCCCCGGTGTGCGTGAGCTGGTGCCGCCGGACGTCCGACGAGCGGGTGAACGCCTTGCCGCACGTTTCGCACGAGAGCGCCTTCCGCCGGCTTTGGGGCTGAGCGGCGCCGGCCTCGCCTGGAGGGTCGGGTGGTTCCGCCTCGCTCTCGGTTTTGCTCCCCTTGGGGAAAAGTTTGATGGAGGTGAAAATCTCGTCCGTGCCGGAAGGAGACGGCGTGAATTTGGCCCCGGAGAGAGTCCTGTAGACCTCGGTGCGAACACTTTGCATGTGGAAGTGAGGAGGGCTGTTCTCCTCGGAGGTGTGGAAGGCGCAACGAGAGCAGGTGAAGATGACGGACGTCATCTCCTCCGCGTCTtctgcaaataaaacacacaagtgTCAGTATGAAGTTGAattttcacttcacttttctatttttttacatCATAAAGGGACCTTTGTTGATTCCTTTGATGGCGATGACAGAGGGGGCCACTGACACGTCAGCGTGGCTCCTGGTGAAAGAAGAAAGTTGAGATCGGTAAATGTACATCACTCGTATAATAACTAGGAAGAGAATTCCCTAATGAGTTGGATGAACGGTTGGTGCCGACGTTCAGTAAATATGAAGCTGGAAgcccgttagcttagcttagcacaaacactgGAAACGTGGGGGTTATTGTGAATCGGCTCATTGAAAGATAACCGATCCAACCACCAGCTTGTCGAAGGGCCACAAAAAATTCCCCGAGAGGAGGACACATGATACACATGATAAattgtttttatacatttttggaGATTCTTCAGCGCGTTCCGCAGAAGACGTCTGGACTTCGCACGTCACTTGCCGACTGGGACGAGTGGAGCGCGGCGCTTTAGCTGACCCGGGAGACAGTTCCGTTTGGTCCTCGCTGGGGACACCCGGCGCTTCTTCGTGGACAGAAACGGATTCGTCGTCATCCCTCAAGTCTGCACCAGATTTCAAAGCGCTCTCTAGTCCTGCAGTTTGCCGATCCGCATTCGCCGCTTCGACATTTTCTCCTTTCTCGTCCATTTGGTCACTTGTTCCATgtcctttgtgtgttttcccttcATCTGGTGCATGTCCCGACCCAAAGTCATCACTGAGGAACGAGTCGTCGCTCTTTTCTGTCGGCGCATCGTGACCAAGGCTCTCCTTCCTCAGTGCAAAGGTCTTGGTGAGAGTCTCCAGAGCTTTGGCCACGTCCACAGTTTCACTTTCCTCCGCCCTTGAGGCGGGAGCCTCCTCGGCGCCGGCGTTGTCCGCGGTGACGGCCACTATCTCCTCTTCGTAGAAATCCGTTTGAACTTGCACTTCGGCCGATCCGATCAGTTCTTCGTCTACTTCGGACGCTGCGACCTCGACTTCGGTGTAGACGGCGACGACGCTGTACTGGTCCGTTCCCACAAAAGAGACGGGGTTCAGCACGTTGGCGTAGTTGTGGATTGAGTCCAGGCCGACGGAGATGTTCGTCTTTTGCGAGGGAGGAATGGATAAAGCAGACATGATGCAGCTCCCGATGGTGGATGAGGGACCATCTACCGGTTaagaaaacaggaaatcactGGTTGAAAAACTGTACTTTCAAGGCAATTTAACATCACTTTGATCATTTAAATATCTAACTGTCaagtctaaatatatatatatatatgtcaggATATTCTCAATTTGACTTATATTGACATAAAGACAACAAAAGCTCTACTCACGTGGCATTTTCAGTAGTCCTGAGCTTTTGTAGTGCTCGAGGATTAAGCTCAGCTCTTCAGGTGACGACTGAACGCATTCCTCCACCACAGAaggagccgagccgagccaaGCCGCCGTCTGTAATCACAGTTTGTGATGACTGACACGTTTCTCTGGAGAAGAAAATCCACCTGAGACAACTGGACGGACCCCCTGACCTGTTTCAAGTCCGGAACTGGAAGCAGCTTTTCCAGCTTTGAGAGCAGCTCCCACAGCAACACGTGCAGAGCGGCGTCGTACTGCGGCCCGTATTCCACTGGGAACACCTCCTGTGAGAGAAAACGAGATGTCAATTCACCATCAGACTTCACGAGAGTATTCTCAAACAAAGACATGATTGAAATCCGTCTGACCTGGAAGAAATACGCTCTCTCAACTGGGTCTTTCAGCAGGCTCTGAACGAGTGCAACGAAAGTGGACTCTGTGGTTCTCACCTCTGCGTCCCTGTACTGCCACGGATAGGATCCACGTCACACAAGGATTATCATGATTTGTttgaaaaatttaaaaaagagctATTCCTTCGCTGTACTTACGTCTGAGTCTGCAGCGGTTATTGGGAGACGGTCCAAATGGCTCTGGATCGCTTGAGAATCGACAAAACCACGAGCCGAGCCTTTGCAAAGCTCCAGGATCAACTGAAATATCAACAAGTCTTTTACGCGTCAGATGATTAGGAAAGAGAGATTGTACAACGCGGTTCGATATAATGACTTGTGCTCACCCTGGCTCTCAGACCCAGGACGAGCTGGGCTCTCTGTCTGTGGTTGATCAGCCCAGGGACGGCCTCCGTCACCATCAACACGAACCCCTGAAGCTTCTCGTAATTCCCCACATCTTTCCGCTTCGCCAGCTGCCACATGGCTGCAGAGAGGAGCCTCAGTGGGGGGACCAGGAGGCgcagggaggacagagggaggctgGGGTCTGAAACATGGAGGCGTACTGTGAGAGATGGTCTGTACAGAGAGAACCTGTGAGCCTTTCATTCAGGAGAACACTGACAAACATACTTTTCAATGCCAAATTAAACTATTTTTTGTTGAATCTTCTCCTTTCACTGGATATATAAAAAAGGGAATATCTTGTTTAATCAAAGCAATGGCAAAATTGCTGACAAATCTATTGTAACCATCTCAACTGAGAGTCTGCATTAAGCCTGTGAACCCGTGTAATGACTGGAGTAACTACTTGATGTGAGTTTAGAAATAACAAACTGGTAAAGTATCTGCAGCTGTGCTTAAGGTATCGTAACAACAGACTGCGAATATTTATACTATAGTCTAGAATCTAGTTGGACCAAAGTTATTTCTAGAGCAATTACAGTCTGAAAGCTTCTGACTGGCATGCTTCCTCTAAATAGACGGATCCCGCTAACTGTGTAACATAAACACAGCCTGCATTAAATTACAACGGGATCTAATTATTACTATAcctaccgtttattttctctatCAATCCTATAACCTCCATTAGGGCAATATTTCTTTTCCGT
This window contains:
- the LOC120817673 gene encoding uncharacterized protein LOC120817673 isoform X4, whose amino-acid sequence is MWQLAKRKDVGNYEKLQGFVLMVTEAVPGLINHRQRAQLVLGLRARLILELCKGSARGFVDSQAIQSHLDRLPITAADSDYRDAEVRTTESTFVALVQSLLKDPVERAYFFQEVFPVEYGPQYDAALHVLLWELLSKLEKLLPVPDLKQTAAWLGSAPSVVEECVQSSPEELSLILEHYKSSGLLKMPHGPSSTIGSCIMSALSIPPSQKTNISVGLDSIHNYANVLNPVSFVGTDQYSVVAVYTEVEVAASEVDEELIGSAEVQVQTDFYEEEIVAVTADNAGAEEAPASRAEESETVDVAKALETLTKTFALRKESLGHDAPTEKSDDSFLSDDFGSGHAPDEGKTHKGHGTSDQMDEKGENVEAANADRQTAGLESALKSGADLRDDDESVSVHEEAPGVPSEDQTELSPGSAKAPRSTRPSRSHADVSVAPSVIAIKGINKEDAEEMTSVIFTCSRCAFHTSEENSPPHFHMQSVRTEVYRTLSGAKFTPSPSGTDEIFTSIKLFPKGSKTESEAEPPDPPGEAGAAQPQSRRKALSCETCGKAFTRSSDVRRHQLTHTGERPFRCSQCDRTFQHSWDLAKHEGKHHGAAVSFSCQLCGSSFANLRTLTVHHKKSHSRESQLPQICSICSRSFPTSSELLEHRKCHVSAKRYICRQCGEGFDSLLARSQHRQAHQVKSQFKCPHCEKTYTRRSDVKRHLSTHTGERPYQCGQCGKCFSLRFMFAKHLRVHSGERPFQCSHCPKRFTLVSVLARHERMHTGEKPFLCSQCGKGFLSQGELSKHHRSHVDERPYPCALCDKRFKSKKTQQEHIASHSGARPYPCAYCGKGFTKPYALTRHNLIHTGERPFPCGHCEKSFLTLGEAQLHRRIHTGERPYPCGACELKFKSSSELARHRRSHSGLRPRCERCGKTFASEAKLKKHAEKHRQEEAEAAESMEAEESNP
- the LOC120817673 gene encoding uncharacterized protein LOC120817673 isoform X2, producing MEVIGLIEKINDPSLPLSSLRLLVPPLRLLSAAMWQLAKRKDVGNYEKLQGFVLMVTEAVPGLINHRQRAQLVLGLRARLILELCKGSARGFVDSQAIQSHLDRLPITAADSDYRDAEVRTTESTFVALVQSLLKDPVERAYFFQEVFPVEYGPQYDAALHVLLWELLSKLEKLLPVPDLKQTAAWLGSAPSVVEECVQSSPEELSLILEHYKSSGLLKMPHGPSSTIGSCIMSALSIPPSQKTNISVGLDSIHNYANVLNPVSFVGTDQYSVVAVYTEVEVAASEVDEELIGSAEVQVQTDFYEEEIVAVTADNAGAEEAPASRAEESETVDVAKALETLTKTFALRKESLGHDAPTEKSDDSFLSDDFGSGHAPDEGKTHKGHGTSDQMDEKGENVEAANADRQTAGLESALKSGADLRDDDESVSVHEEAPGVPSEDQTELSPGSAKAPRSTRPSRSHADVSVAPSVIAIKGINKEDAEEMTSVIFTCSRCAFHTSEENSPPHFHMQSVRTEVYRTLSGAKFTPSPSGTDEIFTSIKLFPKGSKTESEAEPPDPPGEAGAAQPQSRRKALSCETCGKAFTRSSDVRRHQLTHTGERPFRCSQCDRTFQHSWDLAKHEGKHHGAAVSFSCQLCGSSFANLRTLTVHHKKSHSRESQLPQICSICSRSFPTSSELLEHRKCHVSAKRYICRQCGEGFDSLLARSQHRQAHQVKSQFKCPHCEKTYTRRSDVKRHLSTHTGERPYQCGQCGKCFSLRFMFAKHLRVHSGERPFQCSHCPKRFTLVSVLARHERMHTGEKPFLCSQCGKGFLSQGELSKHHRSHVDERPYPCALCDKRFKSKKTQQEHIASHSGARPYPCAYCGKGFTKPYALTRHNLIHTGERPFPCGHCEKSFLTLGEAQLHRRIHTGERPYPCGACELKFKSSSELARHRRSHSGLRPRCERCGKTFASEAKLKKHAEKHRQEEAEAAESMEAEESNP
- the LOC120817679 gene encoding tetraspanin-7-like encodes the protein MSSALPYNSLSARPSPSRRALDWEHPQLAVRRLSSPRGLDPLSAPPLPRRSSAIPGYLLSPYQVQLEEQLHEQQQRLSSSVCSEASLAPPAPPPLPRAGAAGPCCRPVGVMHLLRLGLLAFSCLFWAAGLAILTLGVWAQISLADYMLLSANRYPNAPLILLATGAAVTAWGFLGCLGVVANLPAVLKAYGFFQLAALVAGLAAGLSGLFYREDIAGGFRSGLQRAVGGYAEDEGRADALDGLQRALACCGAEGWRDWLTSDWAIQRVTFPPDENGTSAALPDSCCARRKGCKNRPLPSDAAEGVEAAGIHPHGCFGKVFSLVNDNVFHIAATVLGLAFAQVGGIAMACLLANKLAPRPHGRLVAH
- the LOC120817673 gene encoding uncharacterized protein LOC120817673 isoform X1, with product MEVIGLIEKINDPSLPLSSLRLLVPPLRLLSAAMWQLAKRKDVGNYEKLQGFVLMVTEAVPGLINHRQRAQLVLGLRARLILELCKGSARGFVDSQAIQSHLDRLPITAADSDYRDAEVRTTESTFVALVQSLLKDPVERAYFFQEVFPVEYGPQYDAALHVLLWELLSKLEKLLPVPDLKQTAAWLGSAPSVVEECVQSSPEELSLILEHYKSSGLLKMPHGPSSTIGSCIMSALSIPPSQKTNISVGLDSIHNYANVLNPVSFVGTDQYSVVAVYTEVEVAASEVDEELIGSAEVQVQTDFYEEEIVAVTADNAGAEEAPASRAEESETVDVAKALETLTKTFALRKESLGHDAPTEKSDDSFLSDDFGSGHAPDEGKTHKGHGTSDQMDEKGENVEAANADRQTAGLESALKSGADLRDDDESVSVHEEAPGVPSEDQTELSPGSAKAPRSTRPSRQVTCEVQTSSAERAEESPKMSHADVSVAPSVIAIKGINKEDAEEMTSVIFTCSRCAFHTSEENSPPHFHMQSVRTEVYRTLSGAKFTPSPSGTDEIFTSIKLFPKGSKTESEAEPPDPPGEAGAAQPQSRRKALSCETCGKAFTRSSDVRRHQLTHTGERPFRCSQCDRTFQHSWDLAKHEGKHHGAAVSFSCQLCGSSFANLRTLTVHHKKSHSRESQLPQICSICSRSFPTSSELLEHRKCHVSAKRYICRQCGEGFDSLLARSQHRQAHQVKSQFKCPHCEKTYTRRSDVKRHLSTHTGERPYQCGQCGKCFSLRFMFAKHLRVHSGERPFQCSHCPKRFTLVSVLARHERMHTGEKPFLCSQCGKGFLSQGELSKHHRSHVDERPYPCALCDKRFKSKKTQQEHIASHSGARPYPCAYCGKGFTKPYALTRHNLIHTGERPFPCGHCEKSFLTLGEAQLHRRIHTGERPYPCGACELKFKSSSELARHRRSHSGLRPRCERCGKTFASEAKLKKHAEKHRQEEAEAAESMEAEESNP
- the LOC120817673 gene encoding uncharacterized protein LOC120817673 isoform X3 — protein: MWQLAKRKDVGNYEKLQGFVLMVTEAVPGLINHRQRAQLVLGLRARLILELCKGSARGFVDSQAIQSHLDRLPITAADSDYRDAEVRTTESTFVALVQSLLKDPVERAYFFQEVFPVEYGPQYDAALHVLLWELLSKLEKLLPVPDLKQTAAWLGSAPSVVEECVQSSPEELSLILEHYKSSGLLKMPHGPSSTIGSCIMSALSIPPSQKTNISVGLDSIHNYANVLNPVSFVGTDQYSVVAVYTEVEVAASEVDEELIGSAEVQVQTDFYEEEIVAVTADNAGAEEAPASRAEESETVDVAKALETLTKTFALRKESLGHDAPTEKSDDSFLSDDFGSGHAPDEGKTHKGHGTSDQMDEKGENVEAANADRQTAGLESALKSGADLRDDDESVSVHEEAPGVPSEDQTELSPGSAKAPRSTRPSRQVTCEVQTSSAERAEESPKMSHADVSVAPSVIAIKGINKEDAEEMTSVIFTCSRCAFHTSEENSPPHFHMQSVRTEVYRTLSGAKFTPSPSGTDEIFTSIKLFPKGSKTESEAEPPDPPGEAGAAQPQSRRKALSCETCGKAFTRSSDVRRHQLTHTGERPFRCSQCDRTFQHSWDLAKHEGKHHGAAVSFSCQLCGSSFANLRTLTVHHKKSHSRESQLPQICSICSRSFPTSSELLEHRKCHVSAKRYICRQCGEGFDSLLARSQHRQAHQVKSQFKCPHCEKTYTRRSDVKRHLSTHTGERPYQCGQCGKCFSLRFMFAKHLRVHSGERPFQCSHCPKRFTLVSVLARHERMHTGEKPFLCSQCGKGFLSQGELSKHHRSHVDERPYPCALCDKRFKSKKTQQEHIASHSGARPYPCAYCGKGFTKPYALTRHNLIHTGERPFPCGHCEKSFLTLGEAQLHRRIHTGERPYPCGACELKFKSSSELARHRRSHSGLRPRCERCGKTFASEAKLKKHAEKHRQEEAEAAESMEAEESNP